The Streptomyces rubrogriseus genomic sequence ATGGACGGCTACCGGCCCGAGGGCGACTGGAAGCAGCGCCTCACCGCCGTGGCACTGCGTCTGCGGGAGTCCTTCGGGCGGCAGCCGCAGCTCGCCGCGGTCTGGGGGCGCCACGGGTCGGGCGGTACGGGCTCCCGGCTGATGATGGAAGAGGTGTTGCAGGCCCTGCGCGCCTCGGGCCTGCCCGACGACGAGATCCCGGCGCGCTACCACCGGCTGGTGATCCTGATCTCCTCGCTGATCACCGCCGAGGGCGGCTTCGGCGCCGTCGGTGCCCAGGAGCACGAGCAGGGCATGGAGCAGTTCCGGGTCGCGGTGCTGGGCGCCGACCCCGAGCGCTTCCCCGCGCTGGCCCACTTCGCCCGGGAGATCCGCCCGCTGGGCGCGGACCGGGGCGCCGCCTTCGAGGAGATCCTCGCCGCCCACCTCGCCCACATCGAGGCCGCGACCCCCTGACCCGGGCCGCCCGCGCTACGCCGACTCCCGTACCACCAGCTCCGGGTCGAAGACGACCGACGTGGGCTCGACGCGCGCGCCCTTGATGTGGTCGTCGAGGAGGCGTGCCATCGTGGCCGCCATCTCCTCCACGGGCTGCCGTACGGTGGTCAGCCGGGGCCGGCAGGTGACGGCCACGCTGGAGTCGTCGAAGCCGACGACCGCGACGTCCTGCGGCACCCGGCGCCCGTGGTCGCGCAGCACCTGGACGGCACCCTGGGCCATCAGGTCGTTGGCGGTGAACACACCGTCGGTGTCCGGGTGTTCGGTGAGCAGGGAGGTCATCGCGGCCATGCCGCTGTCCACCGTGAAGCCGCCCTCGGCCACCGGCACGTACGGGTGCCCGTGCCGGGCCAGGGTGTCGCGGAAGCCGGCCAGGCGCTCCTGGCTGGCCGCGACCGCCAGCGGGCCCGCGACGGTGGCTATCCGGCGGCACCCCCGCTCCAGCAGGTGCTCGGCGGCGAGCCGCCCGCCGTCGCGGTGGGCCAGGTCGACGTAGCTCAGCGGTACGGGGCGGCCCGGACGGGCGAACAGCACCGCCGGCAGTCCGGCTCCGGCGAGCAGCGCGGGCAGCGGGTCGTCGGGGTGCGTGGACACCACCAGCGCGCCGTCCGCGCCGCCCTGCCTGAGGTAGGCCACGACCTCCTGCCGGGCCTCGGGCGTCTCGGCGAACATCAGCACCGGATGCATCCTGCGTGGCCGCAGATGCCCGACCACGCCGCCTACCACGCGGCCGAAGAACGGGTCGGCGAAGACCCGCGTGGCGAACGCGTTCTGCTCCGTGTCCGTGGCGTCGCCCGCGCCCGAGACGACCAGCGCGACGGTGGTCGTGCGCCGGGTCACCAGCTGCCTGGCGGCCTGGTTGGGCGCGTACCCGGTTCGTTCGATGGCCCGGCGGACCAGGTCCTGGATGGCCGGGTCCACGTTGCGGACGCCGTTGACCACCCGCGAGACGGTGGCCCGGGAGACGCCGGCCTCCCGGGCCACGTCCTCCAGGGTCGGGGCCTGTCTGCTCATGCCCGCACCCTAACCGGCGGGGTCCGGCGCACGGTAGAGCGCTCTCCGCTCCCCCGCCCCCTGTCCTCGCGCTCTTCCCGCCGCGCCCTGCCGGCCGCGCGCCGTCCGCCGCCCTCACGCGGAAGCCGGCGGCACCACCTCCATCTCCGCGGCCAGCGGCACGTCCCCCGCCGACCGCCCGGCCAGCACCCGGCAGGGCCCCGCCTCGGTACGCCAGGCGTGCTCCGCCACCGACCAGTGGCGCAGGGCCCGCGCCGGGACGCGCACCGTCGCCGTCACCGTCTCCCCCGGACGCGCCCGCACCGCCGCGTATCCGGCGAGCCACCGCGCGGGACGGTCGAGGGTCGACGCGGGCCGGGCCAGGTACACCTGGACGACCTCCCGGCCCGCTCGCGCACCGGTGTTGCGCACCCGCACGCGCACGGTGAGGCCGTCGCCCGCCCGGGTCACCGGCGGGACGGTCAGCTCCTCGTACAGCCACGTGGTGTAGCCGAGCCCGTGGCCGAACCAGTAGGCGGGCGTGCGGTGGTGGCGCAGCCAGCCCCGGTGAC encodes the following:
- a CDS encoding TetR/AcrR family transcriptional regulator → MAGRRRWSTEQILDAAAELLLAGDAETFSVRKLAASLGTDSSSLYRHFRNKTELLRAVADRILLSAMDGYRPEGDWKQRLTAVALRLRESFGRQPQLAAVWGRHGSGGTGSRLMMEEVLQALRASGLPDDEIPARYHRLVILISSLITAEGGFGAVGAQEHEQGMEQFRVAVLGADPERFPALAHFAREIRPLGADRGAAFEEILAAHLAHIEAATP
- a CDS encoding LacI family DNA-binding transcriptional regulator encodes the protein MSRQAPTLEDVAREAGVSRATVSRVVNGVRNVDPAIQDLVRRAIERTGYAPNQAARQLVTRRTTTVALVVSGAGDATDTEQNAFATRVFADPFFGRVVGGVVGHLRPRRMHPVLMFAETPEARQEVVAYLRQGGADGALVVSTHPDDPLPALLAGAGLPAVLFARPGRPVPLSYVDLAHRDGGRLAAEHLLERGCRRIATVAGPLAVAASQERLAGFRDTLARHGHPYVPVAEGGFTVDSGMAAMTSLLTEHPDTDGVFTANDLMAQGAVQVLRDHGRRVPQDVAVVGFDDSSVAVTCRPRLTTVRQPVEEMAATMARLLDDHIKGARVEPTSVVFDPELVVRESA